Proteins encoded by one window of Halichondria panicea chromosome 8, odHalPani1.1, whole genome shotgun sequence:
- the LOC135339913 gene encoding uncharacterized protein LOC135339913 isoform X7 yields the protein MAYRDSLPTQYSLAAQERSIYDNMSIRELIIANNTPYPQESGSSVPMYINPTSSHHPTQVSSSDATVIESPQIAFGSATHSVWYQNMTVYNNEANRYDEYNMHYDIGRPPGYAILLGNDREYPADPELLPVMKDLRLMNDVLHSCGWKVSPIAGHPDMTSKQFDAMFNPILSSDFNQYSCFMFYYTGHGNSKGLLLSDGCCKPYVDIVQRVSSIYSLVGKPKIFIFDSCRSGKEKSHHWNFFKGILRAHVENVSVNYPPSDTLICYSANEGMQGYSHDNYGSCYTFHLAAKLRQFWNTLTFTEIVTLVHGWTVQLAQQWGKGQQPVVYNALNRLLMFGGCDVSQYSQKMFHVPNNPSTQRSSFSYIVKGNGPNSLESDVATDAIRTDRLLSAQFKTKQDVTNNLPRLGQGVSVFVCYAPDPESPYYDPKERKDEIVRNQTQITHLICDLERIGFSVISDLHLGNSQPRNWLQWYVSRIELCDYLIMVCSPAFKELFSCDKQKFPIADERASWFLTYRNAMYAEISEEVKDSPSGSKFVPVIIDDSFPPQDCVPTLLLTATKYQLNQKVPREFKYDNMYGGFEQLVCRMAGIDRVQMKIKQHPQDMLTKVGEDAKFFIAVTASSPGQISYNWCFNNQSVSDYNADYKGATTSELVVLKSLSKHCGSYKCIVTHQFSSDVQVPSFSAVLEIDGTKIEVEESNLLGIILQNLTSLQDDELDLNIKELLSGTSNLTYEELQIVLGQTTHTSYLSTGLKQKLKTRIQEDKIYDEAIKNDKKIKLFYLKMLALGPGQIGKSTFIRRLLGIMQWDIDEDPENGPTRSTGQSECREVFLGYNHESVALSTEQSWHVLGESDIGKELRALISLLNIQTEAKTLNETVAPEETKVIPQASLQQSDSSDSNVIPTNKTKSENNSVAVTTNTCPSSEQSPDTPKAQTKSQRSEIDEAYEEFEKLRYSKHYTSSDSPDDDIKSIHAIINIADVGGQPAFLELLPSLTIGPAMYLVFMKLLWELDVPKESLYKGENEMEALVCKNYTYTPEEVIFTALSSIACFGHSDKEVEKYLSSDQDAKSDANKKKISSLALIMGTYADELQSGGETATEQVKETNQQLRATLDTTPFYEDGLINYSNLIKKEVLFQINNKSGGKPEVDNYRKLIKKLIESRFRQYTIPARWLMFSICLKILAQKKKKSVIEFPDCVKVGDCFKMNEKTVKCALTFLHKYIGLVMYFQKEEKLKLSKDIVICDPQAVFTSISDLIFNIYDPNKRNVKAPVFDRFTQKGFFSPEDHTMMEAITAKKNHFPIEDLIPLLEYLNIAVPMVMDSISGYFLPAVLQTATSEVLNTTLEGADPDRDPEPLCVRFKTSFVPLGFVSALVANLLNDNNKDLLLLGKEQDKVVYKNKITFRFRGRYNIVLISRAKYCEFRVSRPPGAVEDEEFSSTNCCPLLKDMLQKSIKNVIDRMRQSSLFQLSHGYDFAFKCPQSNCKETMGSRSSLVVINPADLKSLTCESCKIAIHATLQMKTWFTKDLAHDIIDDQKVNSPFHTTDPRTTSLNELMVKYEVTDEQLDREIEQDDLVPVAMHFDNVELYLNPLKLTGNEQVDVKRDACAKGNEIAVINCLSIWRGHEPSEATFRVLISILWDLRKEKIATNICQYLKKKDHGTFREEYLVQVYLRLSERVTQPHRQYPTTSRHRGQVSRIPARSLRGKDRILSKVTWPQMLSEKVDSLVSSSKPSKTLSTTFRDSAKV from the exons ATGGCTTATCGAGACAGTTTACCGACTCAGTATTCCCTGGCCGCTCAGGAACGCTCGATTTATGATAATATGAGCATTAGAGAACTTATCATTGCTAACAACACACCATATCCCCAAGAGAGTGGCAGCTCTGTGCCCATGTATATTAATCCCACAAGTTCTCACCATCCTACTCAAGTAAGCTCGAGTGATGCCACTGTTATTGAGAGCCCACAAATTGCATTTGGTAGCGCAACACATTCTGTCTGGTATCAGAATATGACTGTCTACAACAACGAGGCAAATAGATATGACGAGTATAACATGCATTATGACATCGGACGGCCGCCAGGTTATGCCATACTCTTGGGCAATGATCGCGAATACCCAGCAGATCCTGAATTGTTACCGGTCATGAAAGATCTCAGACTTATGAATGACGTATTACATAGCTGTGGGTGGAAGGTTAGCCCGATTGCCGGCCACCCTGATATGACCTCAAAACAGTTTGATGCTATGTTCAATCCAATCCTTTCTTCTGATTTTAATCAGTACTCTTGCTTCATGTTCTACTACACCGGCCATGGGAATTCCAAAGGCTTGCTACTGAGTGATGGCTGCTGTAAGCCGTATGTCGACATTGTACAGAGAGTCTCCTCGATTTATTCTCTAGTAGGAAAACCGAAGATTTTCATCTTTGACAGCTGCCGCTCTGGAAAAGAAAAATCTCATCATTGGAATTTCTTTAAGGGAATCCTCAGAGCTCATGTCGAAAATGTATCTGTAAACTATCCACCTTCCGACACACTCATTTGCTACTCAGCCAATGAAGGCATGCAAGGTTACtcccatgataattatggaaGCTGTTACACTTTTCACCTGGCGGCTAAGCTAAGGCAGTTCTGGAATACACTCACTTTCACTGAGATTGTCACGCTCGTGCATGGCTGGACTGTTCAACTAGCTCAACAGTGGGGGAAAGGCCAACAGCCTGTGGTGTACAATGCTCTCAACCGCCTACTGATGTTTGGTG GATGTGACGTGTCTCAGTACTCACAGAAAATGTTCCATG TACCCAACAACCCGTCGACTCAGAGGTCAAGTTTCTCATATATTGTTAAGGGAAATGGACCGAATTCTCTCGAAAGTGATG TGGCCACAGATGCTATCCGGACAGATCGACTCCTTAGTGCCCAGTTCAAAACCAAGCAAGATGTCACCAACAACCTTCCGAGACTCGGCCaaggtgtgagtgtgttcGTCTGCTATGCTCCAGACCCAGAATCCCCATACTATGATCCCAAAGAACGAAAAGATGAAATTGTCCGCAACCAGACTCAGATAACTCACTTGATTTGTGACTTGGAGCGTATTGGTTTCTCAGTCATCTCTGATCTCCATCTTGGCAACTCCCAACCTAGGAACTGGCTTCAGTGGTACGTGTCTCGCATAGAGCTATGTGACTACCTCATCATGGTCTGTTCACCTGCGTTCAAAGAGCTGTTCTCTTGTGACAAGCAAAAGTTTCCAATTGCAGATGAGCGTGCCTCTTGGTTTCTTACTTACCGTAATGCCATGTATGCGGAGATTTCTGAGGAGGTGAAGGATTCACCCTCTGGCAGTAAATTTGTACCTGTGATCATTGATGACTCGTTCCCACCACAAGACTGTGTACCTACTCTACTGCTGACAGCCACTAAGTATCAGCTCAACCAGAAAGTTCCTCGAGAGTTCAAGTATGACAACATGTATGGAGGCTTCGAGCAGCTCGTTTGTCGAATGGCTGGTATTGACAGGG TTCAAATGAAAATTAAACAACATCCCCAGGATATGCTTACTAAAGTTGGTGAGGATGCCAAATTCTTCATTGCTGTGACTGCGTCTTCTCCTGGGCAGATCTCTTACAACTGGTGCTTTAACAATCAGAGTGTATCAGATTACAATGCTGACTACAAGGGAGCAACAACAAGTGAACTAGTCGTTTTGAAGTCCTTGTCCAAGCACTGTGGTAGCTACAAGTGTATTGTCACACATCAATTTTCTTCAGATGTGCAAGTCCCTTCATTTTCGGCTGTCCTTGAAATTG ATGGAACCAAAATTGAAGTCGAGGAGTCTAATCTCCTTGGAATAATTTTACAGAACTTGACTTCACTGCAAGATGATGAACTGGATTTAAATATTAAGGAGCTACTCAGTGGAACAAGTAATCTGACTTACGAGGAGCTACAAATAGTTCTTGGTCAGACCACACATACATCGTATTTATCAACTGGTCTGAAACAGAAGCTGAAAACAC GGATACAGGAGGATAAAATCTATGATGAAGCAATAAAAAATGATAAAAAGATTAAATTGTTCTATCTCAAAATGCTTGCTCTTGGACCAGGACAAATAGGAAAATCAACATTTATCCGTAGACTTCTTGGAATCATGCAATGGGATATCGATGAAGATCCTGAAAATGGACCAACTAGAAGCACTGGCCAGTCTGAATGTAGAGAAGTATTCTTAGGCTACAATCATGAATCAGTAGCTCTGTCAACTGAACAAAGCTGGCATGTACTTGGTGAATCAGACATAGGTAAGGAATTGAGAGCACTCATTTCCCTATTAAATATTCAGACTGAAGCCAAAACACTTAATGAAACGGTTGCTCCAGAAGAAACAAAGGTGATTCCTCAAGCGTCGCTTCAACAAAGTGATTCATCTGATTCTAATGTGATCCCAACAAATAAAACAAAATCTGAAAATAACTCTGTTGCTGTAACAACTAATACTTGTCCATCTTCCGAGCAGTCCCCCGACACTCCAAAAGCTCAAACAAAATCTCAAAGAAGCGAGATCGACGAAGCATATGAAGAGTTTGAAAAGCTACGCTATTCTAAGCATTACACATCGAGTGATTCCCCCGATGATGATATAAAGTCAATACATGCTATAATCAACATCGCGGATGTTGGTGGTCAACCGGCTTTCTTAGAATTGCTACCATCCTTGACAATTGGACCAGCAATGTACCTTGTATTCATGAAACTTCTATGGGAATTGGATGTTCCAAAGGAGTCGCTATACAAAGGCGAAAACGAGATGGAAGCTTTAGTCTGTAAAAACTACACATATACACCAGAAGAAGTTATTTTCACTGCTCTCTCCAGTATTGCATGCTTTGGTCACTCTGACAAGGAGGTAGAGAAGTATTTATCTTCTGACCAGGATGCTAAATCGGATGCCAATAAGAAGAAGATCAGCTCACTTGCATTGATTATGGGAACCTATGCAGATGAACTACAATCTGGTGGTGAGACAGCTACTGAACAAGTAAAAGAAACCAATCAGCAACTTCGTGCAACGCTGGACACTACCCCTTTCTACGAGGATGGCCTTATCAACTATTCTAATTTAATAAAAAAAGAAGTTCTCTTTCAAATTAATAATAAGTCTGGGGGCAAACCTGAAGTTGATAACTATAGAAAACTTATTAAAAAGCTTATTGAAAGCAGATTCCGTCAGTACACAATCCCAGCAAGGTGGTTGATGTTTAGTATTTGCTTGAAAATTCTTGCTCAGAAAAAGAAGAAGAGTGTTATAGAATTTCCAGACTGTGTTAAAGTTGGTGATTGCTTTAAAATGAATGAGAAGACAGTAAAATGTGCTCTAACATTCCTTCACAAATACATCGGGTTAGTGATGTACTTTCAGAAGGAGGAAAAGCTCAAACTTTCAAAGGATATCGTCATCTGTGATCCTCAAGCAGTTTTCACTTCTATTAGTGACCttatttttaatatttatgATCCAAACAAACGGAATGTAAAAGCACCTGTGTTCGATCGCTTCACACAAAAGGGTTTCTTTTCTCCTGAAGATCACACCATGATGGAGGCTATCACTGCTAAAAAAAACCACTTTCCCATTGAAGACCTGATACCGTTGTTGGAGTATCTAAACATCGCTGTTCCAATGGTTATGGATTCAATCTCTGGGTATTTTCTTCCAGCAGTTCTTCAAACAGCCACTAGTGAGGTATTGAATACGACTCTCGAAGGAGCAGATCCTGATCGAGATCCAGAGCCCCTTTGTGTCCGTTTTAAAACTAGTTTTGTGCCATTGGGATTTGTTTCTGCCCTTGTAGCTAATTTATTAAATGATAACAACAAGGATTTGCTTTTACTTGGGAAAGAGCAAGATAAAGTTgtgtacaaaaacaaaatCACATTTCGATTTCGAGGGCGTTACAATATTGTGCTGATTTCCCGGGCCAAGTATTGTGAATTTCGAGTATCTCGACCCCCAGGTGCTGTTGAAGATGAAGAGTTCAGCAGCACCAACTGTTGCCCACTGCTTAAAGACATGTTACAGAAATCAATCAAGAATGTAATCGACAGAATGCGACAGAGTTCTCTATTCCAGCTGTCACATGGCTATGATTTTGCTTTTAAATGCCCTCAAAGCAACTGTAAGGAAACAATGGGTAGCAGATCATCATTAGTAGTAATTAATCCAGCAGACCTTAAAAGCCTGACTTGCGAGAGCTGCAAGATTGCTATACATGCAACCCTTCAAATGAAGACATGGTTCACAAAG gacCTAGCCCATGATATTATTGATGATCAAAAGGTGAATAGTCCTTTCCACACAACG GATCCACGAACTACCAGTCTCAATGAGTTGATGGTCAAGTATGAAGTCACTGATGAGCAGTTGGATCGAGAGATTGAACAAGACGACCTTGTTCCAGTAGCTATGCACTTTGATAATGTGGAGCTCTACCTCAACCCACTGAAGTTGACTGGCAATGAACAAGTTGACGTGAAGAGAGATGCTTGTGCTAAAGGCAATGAAATAGCAGTTATCAACTGTTTGTCAATTTGGAGGGGACACGAACCCAGCGAAGCAACCTTCAGAGTACTGATTAGTATCTTATGGGATCTGAGGAAGGAAAAAATTGCTACCAACATTTGTCAGTACTTGAAAAAAA AGGACCATGGCACATTCAGAGAGGAGTACCTGGTGCAA gtatatCTCAGACTCTCAGAAAGAGTGACTCAGCCACACAGACAG